Proteins encoded by one window of Mus musculus strain C57BL/6J chromosome 10, GRCm38.p6 C57BL/6J:
- the Avpr1a gene encoding vasopressin V1a receptor, translated as MSFPRGSHDLPAGNSSPWWPLTTEGANSSREAAGLGEGGSPPGDVRNEELAKLEVTVLAVIFVVAVLGNSSVLLALHRTPRKTSRMHLFIRHLSLADLAVAFFQVLPQLCWDITYRFRGPDWLCRVVKHLQVFAMFASSYMLVVMTADRYIAVCHPLKTLQQPARRSRLMIAASWGLSFVLSIPQYFIFSVIEFEVNNGTKAQDCWATFIPPWGTRAYVTWMTSGVFVVPVIILGTCYGFICYHIWRNVRGKTASRQSKGGKGSGEAAGPFHKGLLVTPCVSSVKSISRAKIRTVKMTFVIVSAYILCWTPFFIVQMWSVWDTNFVWTDSENPSTTITALLASLNSCCNPWIYMFFSGHLLQDCVQSFPCCQSIAQKFAKDDSDSMSRRQTSYSNNRSPTNSTGTWKDSPKSSKSIRFIPVST; from the exons ATGAGTTTCCCGCGAGGCTCCCACGATCTGCCCGCGGGCAACTCCAGCCCGTGGTGGCCTCTGACCACCGAGGGCGCCAACAGCAGCCGGGAAGCAGCTGGGCTCGGGGAAGGCGGCAGCCCGCCGGGGGACGTACGCAACGAGGAGCTGGCGAAGCTGGAGGTTACCGTGCTGGCGGTGATTTTCGTGGTGGCCGTGCTGGGTAATAGCAGTGTGCTGCTGGCGCTGCATCGCACGCCACGCAAGACATCCCGCATGCATCTCTTCATCCGACACCTCAGCCTGGCAGACCTGGCGGTCGCCTTCTTCCAAGTGTTACCACAGCTGTGCTGGGACATCACCTACCGCTTCCGCGGGCCGGACTGGCTGTGCCGGGTGGTGAAGCACTTGCAGGTGTTTGCCATGTTCGCATCTTCCTACATGCTGGTGGTGATGACGGCTGACCGCTACATCGCCGTGTGCCACCCGCTCAAGACCCTGCAGCAGCCCGCGCGCCGCTCGCGCCTCATGATCGCCGCCTCTTGGGGGCTGAGTTTCGTTCTGAGCATACCACAGTACTTTATCTTCTCTGTGATCGAATTTGAGGTGAACAATGGCACCAAAGCCCAAGATTGCTGGGCTACCTTCATCCCGCCCTGGGGTACCCGTGCCTACGTGACCTGGATGACCAGCGGGGTCTTCGTGGTACCCGTGATCATCTTGGGTACCTGCTATGGCTTCATCTGTTACCACATCTGGCGCAATGTCCGAGGGAAGACAGCATCGCGACAGAGCAAAGGCGGCAAGGGCTCTGGGGAAGCCGCGGGTCCCTTCCACAAGGGGCTTCTGGTCACGCCTTGTGTCAGCAGCGTGAAGAGCATTTCCCGTGCCAAGATCCGCACAGTGAAGATGACCTTTGTGATTGTAAGCGCCTACATCCTCTGCTGGACACCTTTCTTCATCGTCCAGATGTGGTCAGTCTGGGATACCAATTTCGTTTGGACCG ATTCCGAAAACCCTTCCACCACGATCACGGCGTTACTGGCTTCCTTGAACAGCTGCTGCAACCCGTGGATCTACATGTTTTTTAGTGGTCATCTCCTACAAGATTGTGTCCAGAGCTTCCCATGCTGCCAAAGCATAGCGCAGAAATTCGCCAAGGATGACTCGGATAGCATGAGCCGGAGACAGACATCTTATTCTAACAACCGAAGCCCAACAAACAGCACTGGGACGTGGAAGGATTCACCTAAATCTTCAAAGTCCATCAGATTTATCCCTGTCTCCACTTGA